Proteins encoded within one genomic window of Trueperaceae bacterium:
- a CDS encoding dienelactone hydrolase family protein → MPGRESLSEVRQRSVRIPTGAADIDGDLTLPTDPAGVVLFAHGSGSGRHSPRNRYVARALCEAGLATLHVDLLTEAEERVDALTREHRFDIGLLAARVCATIGWLGEQARTEGLPVGLFGASTGAAAALVAAAERNRAVAAVVSRGGRPDLAGPALGAVLAPTLLIVGGLDDVVIRLNREAMGRMEAETALEVVPGATHLFEEPGKLERVVELAGDWFGTHLQGRKPEVKNVPR, encoded by the coding sequence ATGCCCGGAAGAGAGAGCCTGAGCGAGGTGAGGCAAAGAAGCGTCCGCATCCCAACGGGTGCAGCCGATATAGACGGCGACCTCACCCTGCCTACCGACCCTGCCGGTGTAGTGCTATTCGCCCACGGCAGCGGAAGCGGCCGCCACAGCCCACGAAACAGGTACGTTGCCCGGGCGCTCTGCGAAGCGGGCCTGGCTACCCTGCACGTCGACCTGCTCACGGAGGCGGAGGAACGGGTGGATGCCCTTACCCGCGAGCATCGCTTCGACATCGGACTTCTGGCGGCTCGGGTATGCGCCACCATCGGCTGGCTGGGGGAGCAGGCCCGGACGGAGGGCCTCCCGGTGGGCCTTTTCGGCGCCAGTACCGGTGCCGCGGCCGCTCTTGTGGCTGCAGCGGAACGTAACCGCGCCGTCGCCGCGGTCGTGTCGCGCGGCGGCCGCCCCGATCTGGCGGGACCGGCCCTGGGCGCGGTCCTCGCGCCCACGCTCCTCATCGTAGGCGGCCTCGATGACGTGGTGATCCGGCTGAACCGGGAGGCGATGGGGCGAATGGAGGCAGAGACGGCACTGGAGGTCGTGCCGGGGGCGACCCACCTGTTCGAGGAGCCAGGCAAGCTCGAACGGGTGGTCGAGCTCGCGGGCGACTGGTTCGGGACCCACCTGCAGGGCCGAAAACCGGAGGTGAAGAATGTTCCGAGATGA
- a CDS encoding NUDIX domain-containing protein: MPLEIRVDRFRGVIVVPESIPCEPDLFAQELDTALEIWTAGGYRLAWLELRLELAELIPLATARGFRFHHTSGDSLMLTRRLSADSFVPPFASHYVGAGGAVFSPEGEILAVVERYGPGHYKLPGGLVEVGEDIADGVRREVREETGVDSDFQGLLAVTHAPRWIFGRASLYLVCALEAVSREIVRQESEIAEAVWMPLAEFMASDRVSPFTRDVLQAAMEGDGLKPRSYESVTSKSTWELFLPESDD, translated from the coding sequence ATGCCGCTGGAAATTAGAGTCGATCGATTCCGGGGAGTGATCGTGGTCCCCGAGAGCATCCCCTGCGAACCCGATCTCTTCGCCCAGGAACTCGACACGGCGCTCGAGATCTGGACTGCCGGGGGTTACCGGCTAGCCTGGCTCGAGCTTCGGCTCGAGCTGGCCGAGTTGATCCCGCTGGCTACCGCGCGCGGCTTCCGCTTCCACCACACCTCCGGCGACAGCCTCATGCTCACCAGGCGACTCTCTGCCGATTCGTTCGTGCCGCCCTTCGCCTCTCACTACGTCGGGGCCGGCGGCGCGGTGTTCTCGCCGGAAGGGGAGATCCTGGCCGTTGTAGAGCGCTACGGGCCGGGTCACTACAAGCTTCCCGGCGGGCTGGTAGAGGTGGGCGAGGATATCGCCGACGGGGTCAGGCGCGAGGTTCGGGAGGAGACGGGCGTCGACAGCGACTTCCAGGGGTTGTTGGCGGTCACCCACGCCCCGCGTTGGATCTTCGGCCGGGCGAGTCTCTACCTGGTGTGCGCCCTCGAGGCGGTGAGCCGCGAGATCGTCAGGCAGGAATCTGAGATCGCCGAGGCCGTCTGGATGCCTCTCGCGGAGTTCATGGCCAGTGACCGGGTGTCTCCCTTCACTCGGGACGTGTTGCAAGCGGCCATGGAGGGTGACGGCCTCAAGCCCAGGTCGTACGAGAGCGTGACGTCGAAGTCGACCTGGGAGCTGTTCCTGCCCGAATCGGACGACTAG
- a CDS encoding PIN domain-containing protein has protein sequence MNYGAIAFDADVLIYSAQPQHQLGKPINQLLARTTAELRLIGSVLLLPELLIKRQRRRNDNELALLAKRLSRLELLPVDQPTAELATALGATYSLRSLDALHLATAVHGRADRFITNNRKDFVPDEIVELEVVYPDQLLL, from the coding sequence GTGAACTACGGAGCCATCGCCTTCGACGCAGATGTCCTCATCTACTCGGCTCAACCACAGCATCAACTCGGCAAGCCGATAAACCAGCTGCTCGCCCGAACGACCGCGGAACTCCGACTGATCGGCTCCGTGCTACTCCTGCCGGAACTGCTGATCAAACGGCAACGTAGGAGAAACGACAACGAACTTGCCCTGCTCGCCAAACGACTGTCCAGACTCGAACTGCTTCCGGTCGACCAGCCCACTGCTGAACTGGCAACCGCACTCGGGGCCACCTATAGCCTGAGAAGCCTGGATGCCTTACACCTGGCCACTGCGGTCCATGGCCGAGCCGACCGGTTCATCACCAACAATCGAAAGGACTTCGTTCCAGACGAGATAGTTGAGCTGGAAGTCGTCTATCCGGACCAGCTGCTGCTCTAG
- a CDS encoding type II toxin-antitoxin system prevent-host-death family antitoxin — protein sequence MARMTVSEARAQMRQAIEKVKAGEEVEITQNGEVVAVWVHPSRRRPMVRTPSTVAAERLHEELERLRREKPPLDEATGLSVERTQELVDAIRAQRDESQPFEEPE from the coding sequence ATGGCTCGGATGACGGTCAGTGAGGCAAGAGCTCAGATGCGCCAGGCGATCGAAAAGGTGAAGGCGGGCGAGGAGGTGGAGATCACTCAGAATGGCGAGGTGGTAGCAGTCTGGGTGCATCCCTCGAGGAGGAGGCCGATGGTCAGAACGCCAAGCACCGTGGCGGCGGAGCGCCTGCACGAAGAGCTGGAACGTCTACGCCGGGAGAAGCCGCCGCTGGATGAAGCGACAGGACTGAGTGTCGAGCGGACTCAGGAGCTCGTGGATGCGATAAGGGCACAGAGGGACGAGTCTCAACCGTTCGAAGAGCCCGAGTGA
- a CDS encoding S24 family peptidase translates to MARPPHKQLQILAFLERRLDEQGELPDPAEVARAFDISYPTLRGHLEALARKGHLSLESRGPGRSPKLSLRRRPGGIPLFGEIAAGLPAGAYPEPEGHLSLRGLEGGFALRVRGNSMAERIQEGDVVVLQSGQPQRSGEICAVRVGSDETTLKYLDWSGSPRRYLLRPHNPDYPTLEVDPRDLHIDGVFRSLLRGEVVEQLLSEGGGG, encoded by the coding sequence ATGGCGCGACCGCCCCACAAGCAGCTCCAGATACTGGCCTTCCTCGAGCGTCGGCTCGACGAGCAGGGGGAGCTGCCCGATCCGGCGGAGGTCGCCCGTGCCTTCGACATCAGCTATCCCACCCTGCGTGGTCACCTCGAAGCGTTGGCCCGCAAGGGCCACCTGAGCCTGGAGAGCCGCGGCCCCGGCCGCAGTCCCAAGCTCTCCCTGCGCCGCCGACCCGGTGGCATCCCGCTCTTCGGCGAGATCGCCGCCGGCCTGCCGGCGGGCGCCTACCCCGAGCCCGAGGGACACCTCTCCCTGCGTGGCCTGGAGGGGGGATTCGCCTTGCGGGTGCGGGGGAACTCGATGGCCGAGAGGATCCAGGAGGGGGACGTGGTCGTGCTGCAGAGCGGCCAGCCGCAGCGCTCCGGCGAGATCTGTGCCGTGAGGGTGGGGAGCGACGAGACCACCCTCAAGTACCTCGACTGGAGCGGTTCGCCGCGCCGCTACCTGCTGAGGCCCCACAACCCCGACTATCCGACCCTCGAGGTCGACCCCCGCGACCTGCACATCGACGGGGTCTTCCGGTCGCTGCTCCGGGGAGAGGTGGTCGAGCAGTTGCTGAGCGAGGGAGGTGGTGGGTAG
- a CDS encoding VOC family protein, whose amino-acid sequence MTDATTLSEAPVKHEVANVFVPVLDVNLSREWYRDVLGLPVGEVVFGHLCIIELERGPSLILDQKLTPDGPADIQRGRYPLFMLATDDIDAALAHMRRHGVEVVEYDGEVIQNGHWFNFRDCDGNLLMMCA is encoded by the coding sequence GTGACAGATGCCACTACTCTCAGCGAAGCGCCTGTGAAGCACGAAGTCGCCAACGTTTTCGTTCCCGTCCTCGACGTGAACCTCAGCCGTGAGTGGTACCGCGATGTGCTCGGCCTGCCGGTCGGGGAGGTGGTCTTCGGGCACCTCTGCATCATCGAGCTGGAGCGCGGCCCCAGCCTCATCCTCGATCAGAAGTTGACCCCCGATGGACCGGCCGACATCCAGCGTGGCCGCTACCCCCTCTTCATGCTCGCCACCGACGATATCGACGCCGCTCTCGCCCACATGCGGCGTCACGGTGTGGAGGTCGTGGAGTACGACGGGGAAGTCATCCAGAACGGTCACTGGTTCAACTTCCGCGACTGCGACGGCAACCTTCTGATGATGTGCGCCTGA
- a CDS encoding nitronate monooxygenase, whose product MAIQTSLTRLLGLEHPIIQAPMAGGATTVDLVAAVCRAGALGSFGAAYDPPERIVEHASRLRERTGKPFAINLFAPLPEPAAGDPSAMIALVSAYHEELGLPPPAVPKWAPDTFEEKLEAVLEVAPAVLSFTFGTIPPSAMEALHERGILVMGTATTVDEALTLEQLGVDAVVAQGSEAGGHRGTFGGPFESGLVGTMALVPAMADALGIPVVASGGIMDGRGVAAALALGAQSVQMGTAFLTCHEAGVPEAHKEAILTAREDSTRVTRAFSGRPARGVRNRFMDEIEAAAEPLPFPLQNSLTRGMRKAAARAGRGDLISLWSGQGVRLGRRTGAAELVAAVAAELEATISRLGSGTDPGVAQALRSPAVDE is encoded by the coding sequence ATGGCGATTCAGACCTCTTTGACACGGCTCCTGGGCCTCGAGCATCCCATCATCCAGGCGCCTATGGCAGGAGGAGCTACCACCGTGGACCTGGTTGCCGCGGTGTGCCGGGCCGGCGCCCTCGGTTCGTTCGGGGCGGCCTACGACCCCCCGGAGAGGATCGTCGAGCACGCATCCCGGTTGAGGGAAAGAACCGGCAAGCCGTTCGCGATCAACCTGTTCGCCCCCCTCCCGGAACCGGCTGCGGGCGACCCGAGCGCAATGATCGCCCTCGTCTCGGCCTACCACGAGGAGCTGGGACTGCCGCCGCCGGCCGTCCCGAAGTGGGCGCCCGATACGTTCGAGGAGAAGCTCGAAGCGGTCTTGGAGGTGGCCCCAGCGGTCCTCAGCTTCACCTTCGGGACGATACCGCCCAGCGCCATGGAGGCGCTGCACGAACGAGGCATCCTCGTGATGGGCACCGCGACTACCGTGGACGAGGCGCTCACACTCGAGCAACTCGGAGTGGACGCCGTCGTCGCCCAGGGGAGCGAGGCGGGAGGGCACCGGGGCACCTTCGGCGGGCCGTTCGAGAGCGGTCTGGTAGGGACGATGGCCCTGGTGCCGGCGATGGCCGACGCCCTCGGCATACCGGTGGTTGCCTCGGGCGGGATCATGGATGGTCGCGGCGTCGCGGCGGCCCTCGCCCTGGGTGCGCAGTCCGTGCAGATGGGAACGGCTTTCCTGACATGCCACGAAGCCGGCGTGCCGGAGGCCCACAAGGAGGCGATCCTCACCGCGCGGGAAGATTCGACCCGCGTAACTCGAGCCTTCTCCGGACGGCCGGCGCGGGGAGTGCGCAACCGTTTCATGGATGAGATCGAGGCGGCCGCGGAACCCCTGCCCTTCCCGCTGCAGAACTCGCTCACCCGCGGCATGCGCAAGGCCGCGGCGAGAGCCGGACGAGGAGACCTGATCTCGCTCTGGTCGGGCCAGGGGGTGCGGCTTGGCCGGCGGACAGGGGCGGCCGAACTGGTGGCGGCGGTCGCCGCAGAGCTCGAGGCGACCATCTCACGCTTGGGTAGCGGTACCGACCCGGGGGTGGCGCAGGCCCTCAGGTCACCGGCCGTCGACGAGTAG
- the surE gene encoding 5'/3'-nucleotidase SurE, with protein MRILVSNDDGVFSPGIAALARIAADFGEVRIVAPDVEQSGMGHAITIKRPLHYHSAPINGIEAYRVDGTPADCVALGAHHWDEVDLVLSGINLGLNIGHNVWHSGTVAAAKQAAFLQIPAIAFSAPYSDEPPDYDDYAPYIRKIIKMFLQTPNLPLLNVNFPERPDGTIIWTRQSVRHYEGVVLAGQDPMGRNHYWFAEKAREGVEEGTDRWAIEQGHVSLTPLRLDLTDMSSLERAREIEPVAVAD; from the coding sequence ATGCGAATACTCGTATCCAATGATGACGGTGTCTTCAGCCCCGGCATCGCAGCTCTGGCCCGCATCGCCGCCGACTTCGGCGAGGTTCGGATCGTGGCTCCCGACGTCGAGCAGTCGGGCATGGGACACGCGATCACGATCAAGAGACCCCTCCACTATCACTCGGCCCCCATCAACGGCATCGAGGCCTACCGGGTCGACGGCACGCCAGCCGACTGCGTAGCCCTGGGAGCCCACCATTGGGATGAAGTCGACCTGGTCTTGAGCGGCATAAACCTGGGGTTGAACATCGGCCACAACGTGTGGCACTCCGGCACGGTGGCGGCCGCGAAGCAGGCCGCGTTCCTGCAGATCCCGGCCATAGCCTTCAGCGCCCCCTACAGCGACGAGCCACCCGACTACGACGACTATGCGCCCTACATCCGCAAGATCATCAAGATGTTCCTGCAGACTCCGAACCTGCCCTTGCTCAACGTCAACTTCCCCGAACGGCCCGACGGCACGATCATCTGGACGAGGCAGTCGGTGCGCCATTACGAGGGCGTGGTGCTGGCAGGGCAAGACCCGATGGGCAGGAATCACTACTGGTTCGCCGAGAAGGCTCGAGAAGGCGTCGAGGAGGGCACCGATCGCTGGGCAATAGAGCAGGGGCACGTCTCACTGACGCCCCTGAGGCTCGACCTGACCGACATGAGCAGCCTCGAACGGGCCCGCGAGATCGAACCGGTCGCCGTAGCCGACTGA
- a CDS encoding metal-sensitive transcriptional regulator, with protein MPATEENVSAPVRSRKSRIINRLRRLEGQVRGLQRMVGEERSCQDTLTLLAGIRSALDAAGDLILEDYLENCAGLSVDGDELAELLRAVKLARG; from the coding sequence ATGCCAGCCACCGAAGAGAACGTGAGCGCACCGGTACGCAGCCGCAAGAGCCGCATCATCAATCGACTCCGGCGTCTCGAGGGACAGGTGCGGGGATTGCAGCGGATGGTAGGAGAAGAGCGCTCGTGTCAGGACACGCTCACCCTGCTGGCGGGGATCAGGAGCGCGCTAGACGCCGCCGGGGACCTGATCCTCGAGGACTACCTGGAGAACTGCGCCGGGCTCAGCGTCGACGGCGATGAACTGGCCGAACTCCTGCGGGCCGTGAAGCTCGCACGAGGCTGA
- a CDS encoding SulP family inorganic anion transporter, whose amino-acid sequence MKERIRRVWLRDLLAGTSVALVLVPQALAYAELAGVDAVVGLIAASLPLVVAAPLASSPYLQTGPTAMIALLTFGILSPLYPLGSAEYAAAAALLALTVGLIRTILGLGRFGAVAYFMSQPVMQGFSSAAALLIILSQLPAAVGTSTSVPNPTFGFIETIGHPGRWDPWAVTFTLATILVIQVALRISPLLPGVLATVVVGVIVSKLVGYEGPTVGEIGGLLLQLDLVLPWQDLPHLILGALVIAVVGFAEPAAIARHYAGRRSWDPDRELVSQGAANLVSGVLGAFPVGGSFSRSALNHAAGAVTRWSGMITGISVLAVLPFVGLLADLPEAVLAGVVISAVAKLVSLPSLLRLWTYARLQALTAYLTFLLTLALAPRIDVAVVIGIGLAIAAHLYREMDLGIVVREEGEELVLRLSGVLWFGSTHLLEEAQLELLPPAQGVERLKVDATALGRIDLSGSLVLDSLLSEAERHGLEVEVVGLRPHMKRVLERIRAG is encoded by the coding sequence ATGAAGGAGCGGATCCGGCGGGTCTGGCTGCGTGACCTGCTGGCAGGTACGAGCGTAGCTCTCGTGCTGGTTCCCCAGGCGCTCGCTTACGCCGAGCTCGCGGGTGTCGACGCCGTCGTCGGGCTGATCGCGGCCAGTCTGCCTCTGGTGGTGGCTGCTCCGCTGGCCTCGAGCCCCTACCTGCAGACGGGGCCCACGGCGATGATCGCCCTCCTCACCTTCGGCATACTGTCTCCCCTCTACCCGCTGGGCAGCGCCGAGTATGCCGCGGCGGCTGCCCTGCTCGCCCTGACCGTCGGCTTGATCCGAACCATCCTCGGCCTGGGCCGTTTCGGAGCGGTCGCCTACTTCATGTCGCAGCCGGTGATGCAGGGGTTCAGTTCTGCCGCCGCGCTCCTCATCATCCTCTCGCAACTTCCGGCCGCCGTGGGCACCAGCACCAGCGTGCCGAACCCCACCTTCGGCTTCATCGAGACGATCGGACACCCTGGCCGCTGGGACCCGTGGGCCGTTACGTTCACGCTCGCCACGATCCTGGTCATTCAGGTCGCCCTGCGGATATCGCCTCTGCTTCCGGGGGTCCTGGCGACCGTCGTAGTAGGCGTCATCGTGAGCAAGCTGGTCGGCTACGAGGGGCCCACGGTTGGTGAGATCGGCGGCTTGCTGCTGCAGTTGGACCTGGTGCTGCCCTGGCAGGACCTTCCGCACCTGATCCTCGGCGCGCTGGTGATAGCCGTCGTCGGCTTCGCCGAGCCTGCGGCGATAGCCCGGCACTATGCCGGACGCAGGTCGTGGGACCCCGACCGGGAGCTGGTGAGCCAGGGCGCCGCCAACCTTGTCTCCGGGGTGCTGGGCGCCTTCCCGGTTGGCGGCTCCTTCTCGCGATCGGCCCTCAACCACGCCGCCGGCGCGGTCACGCGCTGGAGCGGCATGATCACCGGCATCTCTGTGCTCGCGGTACTGCCGTTCGTAGGCTTGCTCGCCGACCTCCCCGAGGCGGTGCTCGCCGGGGTCGTCATCAGTGCGGTGGCCAAGCTGGTCAGCCTGCCCTCGCTGCTGCGCCTCTGGACCTACGCCCGCCTCCAGGCGCTGACCGCCTATCTGACCTTCCTCCTCACCCTCGCCCTCGCCCCGCGGATCGATGTGGCGGTGGTGATAGGCATCGGCCTTGCGATAGCCGCTCACCTGTACCGGGAGATGGACCTGGGGATCGTCGTGCGTGAGGAGGGAGAGGAGCTCGTGCTGAGACTCTCCGGGGTCCTCTGGTTCGGTTCGACTCACCTGCTGGAGGAGGCGCAGCTCGAGCTCTTGCCGCCAGCCCAAGGGGTGGAGCGACTCAAGGTCGACGCTACTGCGCTGGGCCGTATCGATCTCTCGGGCTCGCTCGTTCTCGACTCGCTCCTCAGCGAGGCGGAGCGGCACGGGCTGGAAGTGGAGGTGGTTGGCCTCCGGCCCCACATGAAGCGGGTGCTCGAGCGGATCAGGGCCGGGTGA
- a CDS encoding glycosyltransferase family A protein: MSLIDILIPTIDRPQELAVTLAGVASQTHRELRVIVADQSATPAYSSAAIATLRRLIEARGGKVDWHHRKPCHGIAEQRSFLLERATAPKVLLLDDDVFMEPWVLTELERVLDEEGIGFVGAFPAGLSFVDDVRPNEQRVEFWEGPVRPEVVEPDSAQWQRARLHAAANIYHAAERLAPGTVRRYKVAWVGACALYDRQKLEEVGGFSFWSELPADHAGEEVLVQNLLLRRWGGCAIMPSGTYHAEAPTTIGASGRTPQANALTLLPTMLERLGLPRVPAENPR; encoded by the coding sequence TTGTCACTCATCGACATCCTGATCCCCACCATCGACAGGCCGCAGGAGTTGGCCGTGACCCTCGCCGGGGTCGCATCCCAGACTCACAGGGAACTCAGGGTGATCGTCGCCGACCAGAGCGCTACCCCAGCCTATTCGAGCGCGGCTATCGCAACCTTGCGACGGCTCATCGAAGCGCGAGGCGGGAAGGTCGACTGGCATCACCGGAAGCCGTGTCACGGCATCGCCGAGCAGCGCTCCTTCCTCCTCGAACGGGCGACCGCCCCGAAGGTGCTGCTCCTCGACGACGACGTCTTCATGGAGCCGTGGGTGTTGACCGAACTCGAGCGCGTCCTCGACGAGGAGGGGATCGGTTTCGTCGGAGCCTTCCCGGCGGGACTCTCCTTCGTCGACGACGTGAGGCCCAACGAGCAGCGAGTGGAGTTCTGGGAGGGTCCCGTCAGACCCGAGGTGGTGGAACCGGACTCGGCACAGTGGCAGAGGGCCAGGCTGCACGCCGCCGCCAACATCTATCACGCCGCGGAACGGCTGGCGCCGGGCACGGTCCGCCGCTACAAGGTGGCCTGGGTGGGCGCCTGTGCCCTCTACGACAGGCAGAAGCTCGAGGAGGTGGGCGGCTTCTCGTTCTGGAGCGAGCTCCCTGCCGACCACGCAGGCGAGGAGGTGTTGGTACAGAACCTCCTGCTGCGCCGTTGGGGCGGCTGCGCGATCATGCCCTCGGGCACCTATCACGCCGAGGCCCCTACCACCATCGGGGCGTCCGGGCGAACTCCACAGGCGAATGCGCTCACGCTGTTGCCAACCATGCTCGAGCGGCTCGGCCTGCCCCGCGTTCCGGCCGAGAACCCGAGGTAG
- a CDS encoding quinate 5-dehydrogenase: MSEPPIPAETGGFEPSSAVDSPLKRAVSVSIGSSKRDVAVEVELLGRRVRIERTGTDGDLTRAAELIRELDGKVDAVGLGGLDHFVMAAGRRYYLRDGARLARVAKRTPVVCGAGLKDTLERVTVEKLDQLIGWKDRKVLMVSAVDRFGMAEALAQHQAQVLYGDLIFALGLPLPIYDLRRLELVARLLLPVVAKLPISWIYPTGSKQESGKAGNRAKYFEWAQVIAGDYHYIKRYAPERLDGKIILTNTTTASDVEELRSRGVSLLITTTPRFEGRSLATNLLEATLIAVVGRHPLEPDEYRAIIDEAGLEPQIERLNDERP; the protein is encoded by the coding sequence ATGAGCGAGCCCCCAATTCCTGCAGAGACAGGCGGTTTCGAACCTAGTTCGGCTGTTGACAGCCCCCTCAAACGTGCGGTGAGCGTGTCGATCGGCTCGAGCAAGCGGGATGTCGCCGTCGAAGTCGAACTGCTCGGGCGGAGAGTGCGGATCGAGCGAACAGGGACCGACGGCGATCTGACCAGGGCAGCCGAACTCATCCGCGAACTCGACGGCAAGGTGGACGCTGTCGGCCTGGGCGGCCTCGATCATTTCGTGATGGCAGCGGGGAGACGCTACTACTTGCGTGATGGTGCTCGTCTGGCTCGAGTGGCGAAGCGAACACCGGTGGTGTGCGGAGCCGGCCTCAAGGACACCCTCGAACGGGTCACGGTGGAGAAGCTCGATCAACTGATCGGTTGGAAGGATCGCAAGGTGCTGATGGTGTCGGCAGTCGACCGCTTCGGCATGGCGGAGGCGCTCGCTCAGCACCAGGCGCAGGTGCTCTACGGGGATCTTATCTTCGCTCTCGGCCTACCTTTGCCCATCTACGACCTCAGGCGCCTGGAGCTGGTAGCCAGGCTGCTGCTGCCGGTAGTGGCCAAGCTGCCCATCAGCTGGATCTACCCGACGGGAAGCAAGCAGGAGTCAGGGAAGGCCGGTAATCGAGCGAAGTACTTCGAATGGGCCCAGGTGATAGCGGGCGACTACCACTACATCAAGCGTTACGCACCGGAGCGCCTGGACGGGAAGATCATCCTCACCAACACCACGACCGCCTCCGACGTGGAAGAGTTGCGTTCGCGGGGCGTTTCACTGCTCATCACCACCACGCCCCGTTTCGAGGGCCGGTCGCTGGCCACCAACCTGCTCGAGGCGACACTGATCGCTGTGGTCGGGCGTCACCCTCTGGAACCGGACGAGTACCGGGCGATCATAGACGAGGCCGGACTCGAGCCGCAGATCGAGCGGCTCAACGACGAGCGCCCCTGA
- a CDS encoding DUF2156 domain-containing protein, whose product MNDGSPVRAESSDSGTAGTDSLQEPTRRERARRLVLSCGWNSTAYQILNPGIDLWFGDDDYAVVGFVSRWGVRVAAGAPVCAPELVAAAVAEFEADAASEGERVCWFGAEPRLEELLGGERAMVKLGAQPVWNPQEWQARVHGRSSIRAQLNRARNKGVSVSEWSPRRASGNSELRSCLREWLERRGLPPLHFLIESDTLDRLEDRRLFVAERAGDVLGFVVASPVPARDGWLIEQVVRRPTAVNGTAELMIDTAVRELAESGSSYLTLGLAPLASIGPNRGRESWWLRLLLAWARAHGRRFYNFRGLEFFKSKFRPPRWDPIYVIDSGSRVSPRTIYAVAAAFSEGPPLLMLARALAGALFEELLAAAPGKR is encoded by the coding sequence ATGAACGACGGGAGTCCTGTTCGGGCCGAGAGCAGTGACAGCGGTACCGCGGGGACCGACAGCCTGCAGGAACCGACCAGACGGGAACGAGCTCGGCGGTTGGTACTCTCCTGTGGCTGGAACTCGACCGCCTACCAGATCCTCAATCCCGGCATCGATCTGTGGTTCGGTGATGACGACTACGCGGTGGTGGGGTTCGTCAGCAGATGGGGCGTGAGGGTGGCAGCCGGCGCTCCTGTCTGCGCCCCGGAGCTGGTCGCGGCGGCGGTGGCGGAGTTCGAGGCGGACGCCGCGAGTGAAGGCGAGCGCGTCTGCTGGTTCGGCGCCGAGCCGCGACTGGAGGAGCTTCTCGGTGGTGAACGAGCGATGGTGAAGCTTGGCGCCCAACCGGTATGGAACCCGCAGGAGTGGCAGGCGCGGGTGCACGGCCGCTCCTCCATCAGGGCCCAACTCAACCGCGCTCGCAACAAGGGCGTCTCGGTCAGCGAGTGGAGCCCACGGCGGGCGAGCGGGAACTCCGAGCTGCGCTCCTGCCTCCGCGAGTGGCTCGAACGCCGCGGATTGCCGCCGCTGCACTTCCTCATCGAAAGCGACACCCTCGACAGGCTCGAGGACCGGCGGCTCTTCGTCGCGGAACGAGCCGGCGACGTCCTGGGCTTCGTGGTGGCCTCACCCGTCCCGGCTAGGGACGGGTGGCTCATCGAACAGGTGGTAAGACGGCCGACTGCCGTCAACGGTACCGCCGAACTGATGATCGACACGGCGGTGCGTGAGCTCGCCGAAAGCGGCTCGAGCTACCTGACGCTGGGCCTGGCGCCCTTGGCTTCGATCGGGCCCAACCGGGGCCGCGAATCGTGGTGGCTACGCTTGCTGCTCGCCTGGGCCCGAGCTCATGGCCGGCGCTTCTACAACTTCCGCGGTCTCGAGTTCTTCAAGAGCAAGTTCCGGCCCCCTCGCTGGGACCCGATCTACGTCATCGACAGCGGCTCCCGGGTATCGCCGCGAACCATCTATGCGGTGGCGGCCGCCTTCAGCGAGGGTCCCCCTCTGCTGATGCTGGCAAGGGCGTTGGCGGGCGCCCTTTTCGAAGAGCTTCTGGCTGCCGCTCCCGGCAAGAGGTGA